The following proteins are encoded in a genomic region of Myxococcaceae bacterium JPH2:
- a CDS encoding GTPase domain-containing protein produces the protein MQLNHAQRELTLKIVYYGPGLSGKTTNLRHLHTRARPDVRGRLLAVETHDDRTLFFDLLPVFFRTSAGFKVKVKLFTVPGQVIHNATRRIVLQNADAVVFIADSRRAATEENNAYWRNLQENMRENGLDPGEVPVIIQFNKRDLPDTRSDAEIDEARRRGSQPVVGAVALRGEGVLETFHEVAQAAYRRLESRAHLTRNVGLSEDEFLGQIFRQMDLSGTTLESRYQPSASGGRP, from the coding sequence GTGCAACTCAACCATGCCCAGCGCGAGCTGACGCTCAAGATCGTCTACTACGGCCCCGGCCTGAGCGGGAAGACGACGAATCTGCGTCATCTGCACACGCGGGCTCGGCCTGACGTGAGAGGTCGTCTGCTGGCGGTGGAGACCCATGACGACCGGACACTCTTCTTCGACCTCCTGCCGGTGTTCTTCCGTACCTCGGCCGGCTTCAAGGTGAAGGTGAAGCTGTTCACGGTCCCTGGCCAGGTCATCCACAACGCGACGCGAAGAATCGTTCTGCAGAACGCGGACGCGGTGGTGTTCATCGCGGACAGTCGGCGCGCGGCCACGGAGGAGAACAACGCCTACTGGCGAAACCTCCAGGAGAACATGCGCGAGAACGGCCTGGATCCGGGGGAGGTGCCGGTCATCATCCAGTTCAACAAAAGGGATCTGCCCGACACTCGCTCCGACGCGGAGATCGACGAAGCGCGGCGGCGCGGCTCCCAGCCCGTGGTGGGCGCGGTGGCGCTCCGGGGCGAGGGCGTGCTGGAGACCTTCCACGAGGTCGCGCAGGCCGCGTACCGCCGCCTGGAGTCCCGGGCGCACCTGACGCGCAACGTGGGGCTCTCCGAGGACGAGTTCCTCGGACAGATTTTCCGGCAGATGGACCTCAGTGGCACCACGCTGGAGAGCCGCTATCAGCCCTCCGCGAGTGGAGGCAGGCCATGA